A genomic region of Gammaproteobacteria bacterium contains the following coding sequences:
- a CDS encoding GAF domain-containing protein: MAFEIEKITTNNKSEFYHLLAKQADGLLSVETNPIANAANLSSLMYHAMEQVNWLGFYFENNGELVLGPFQGQVACTRIEIGKGVCGTAFAQGQTQVVKDVHQFPGHIFCDMASASEIVVPLFNGEKIIGVLDIDSPVLNRFDEDDRKGCEKLAQIYMNSIKI; the protein is encoded by the coding sequence ATGGCTTTTGAAATAGAAAAAATAACAACAAATAATAAATCAGAGTTCTATCATTTGTTAGCCAAACAAGCAGACGGTTTACTTTCTGTTGAAACCAACCCGATTGCTAATGCCGCCAACCTCTCCAGCCTCATGTATCACGCTATGGAGCAAGTGAATTGGCTGGGTTTTTATTTTGAAAATAATGGCGAGTTGGTTCTCGGCCCCTTTCAGGGACAAGTTGCCTGCACTCGCATAGAAATCGGCAAAGGCGTTTGTGGAACTGCGTTTGCTCAAGGACAAACTCAGGTGGTGAAAGATGTTCATCAGTTTCCCGGACATATTTTTTGTGATATGGCAAGTGCTTCGGAAATTGTTGTGCCGTTATTTAATGGCGAAAAGATAATCGGAGTTCTGGATATTGACAGTCCGGTTCTCAATCGTTTTGATGAAGACGACCGCAAAGGTTGTGAAAAATTAGCACAAATTTACATGAACAGTATTAAAATTTAA